A region of Prosthecobacter debontii DNA encodes the following proteins:
- a CDS encoding recombinase family protein has translation MEASTVPVPVAILVRVSTAKQETTRQITELKSLADLKGWQVIAVCEEAGVSGRANEHERHGLHEIEELACAGKIKKVLVHEVSRLARRNSLVHKFVETMEELGVSLYWHAQGVETLMSNGKRNPAAAIMLALLAEMARNEVETLSTRIKSGLAEARRKGRRLGRPPGSGLERSKLLAKHRDIIRLVKAGQSVRNAAKISGKGVSTVQRIIAALAA, from the coding sequence ATGGAAGCATCTACCGTCCCTGTTCCCGTAGCTATTCTAGTCCGTGTTTCGACTGCTAAGCAAGAAACGACACGCCAAATCACCGAGTTGAAAAGTTTGGCGGATTTGAAGGGTTGGCAAGTAATCGCTGTGTGTGAAGAGGCGGGTGTTTCAGGCCGTGCGAATGAGCACGAACGTCACGGCCTTCATGAGATAGAAGAACTCGCCTGTGCTGGAAAAATCAAAAAAGTCCTCGTTCATGAGGTCTCCCGCCTCGCCCGCAGGAACTCATTGGTTCACAAGTTCGTGGAGACGATGGAAGAGCTTGGAGTCTCCCTATACTGGCATGCCCAAGGAGTTGAAACACTCATGAGCAATGGCAAGCGCAACCCCGCCGCAGCCATCATGCTTGCCCTTTTGGCGGAAATGGCCCGGAACGAAGTTGAGACCCTTTCCACTCGGATTAAATCGGGATTGGCGGAAGCACGCCGGAAGGGGCGGAGGTTGGGGCGACCTCCTGGAAGTGGTCTTGAGCGTTCTAAACTGCTTGCCAAGCATCGCGACATTATCCGCCTTGTGAAAGCGGGTCAGTCCGTGCGCAATGCGGCCAAGATTTCCGGCAAGGGAGTGAGCACTGTACAGCGCATCATTGCAGCCTTAGCGGCTTGA
- a CDS encoding N,N-dimethylformamidase beta subunit family domain-containing protein has protein sequence MDRRDFFKSGSAAALGAYIGSSLPANAATASLNAIQTENSQPGASFQLTRMKPDSAKSYRSSVIEGYCSRQSVKAGEKLDIFVSTNPIARFQIEIFRMGYYDGVGSRLMTTLGPFEGQTQPTPEIGEQRLRECQWTASTSLTIPEDWLSGVYLGRLSTLAASADEPYWQNYIIFIVKDDRRADVLFQCSDNTWQAYNRWPVNESLYTDPRAAHAPGVSVSFDRPYGKYVQILDHPLSMGSGEFLLWEYPLCYWLEKEGYDVTYGSNVDNLELSNLQRSKTLISIGHDEYWDLRQYQNVKQAIQEGLNILWLSANDVYMVTPFSANAQGEANRRLTRETCYGEFREEEKEAYAKVLGPFENPGPDERDIIGARTVVPFNGGGDWTCTRPEHWLFEGTGMKKGDYIPGLVGWEFHGDPDLDRVGLEVIAAGNVWAGGTRLGRYAATIFEGPKKNIVFNASTIFWSQGLSSPPGHIIPWSHYTRPHGPDARVQRITANLLRRSVG, from the coding sequence ATGGATCGGCGTGACTTTTTCAAATCCGGCAGCGCAGCGGCCCTCGGGGCTTACATCGGCAGCTCTCTCCCTGCGAATGCGGCAACCGCATCGCTGAACGCGATCCAGACGGAGAATTCCCAACCGGGTGCCAGCTTTCAGCTCACCCGCATGAAGCCGGACAGCGCCAAGTCCTACCGGAGTTCGGTCATCGAAGGTTACTGTTCCCGACAATCGGTGAAAGCGGGCGAGAAGCTGGATATTTTCGTCAGCACGAATCCAATCGCGCGCTTTCAGATTGAGATCTTCCGCATGGGTTATTACGACGGCGTCGGGTCTCGGTTGATGACCACCCTGGGCCCCTTCGAAGGCCAAACTCAGCCCACTCCTGAAATAGGCGAGCAACGGCTGCGTGAATGCCAATGGACGGCCAGCACTTCCCTCACCATTCCCGAAGACTGGCTCAGCGGGGTGTATCTTGGGCGCCTCTCGACCCTCGCCGCAAGTGCCGATGAACCTTATTGGCAGAACTACATCATCTTCATCGTCAAAGATGATCGCCGTGCCGATGTCCTCTTTCAATGCAGCGACAACACGTGGCAGGCTTACAACCGCTGGCCCGTCAATGAATCTCTCTACACCGATCCCCGCGCCGCTCATGCCCCCGGTGTCAGCGTGAGCTTTGATCGCCCCTACGGCAAATATGTGCAGATCCTGGATCATCCCCTGAGCATGGGCAGCGGTGAGTTTCTCCTGTGGGAGTATCCACTATGCTATTGGTTAGAAAAAGAAGGTTACGATGTGACCTACGGTTCCAATGTGGATAACCTGGAGCTGTCTAACTTACAGCGCAGCAAAACACTGATCAGCATTGGTCATGATGAATACTGGGACCTCCGCCAGTATCAGAACGTCAAGCAGGCGATTCAAGAGGGGCTGAATATCCTGTGGCTCTCTGCCAATGACGTCTACATGGTCACCCCGTTTTCCGCGAATGCCCAAGGCGAAGCCAACCGCCGACTGACCCGCGAAACCTGCTACGGTGAATTCCGCGAGGAGGAAAAGGAAGCTTATGCCAAGGTGCTCGGCCCGTTTGAAAACCCCGGCCCTGATGAACGAGACATCATCGGAGCTCGCACCGTCGTGCCCTTCAATGGCGGTGGCGATTGGACCTGCACCCGCCCTGAGCATTGGCTCTTTGAAGGCACGGGTATGAAAAAGGGAGATTACATTCCTGGACTGGTCGGATGGGAATTTCATGGCGACCCCGATCTGGATCGAGTCGGGCTGGAAGTCATCGCCGCAGGCAACGTCTGGGCGGGTGGCACCCGCCTGGGGCGATATGCCGCGACGATCTTCGAAGGCCCCAAAAAGAACATCGTCTTCAATGCCAGCACCATTTTCTGGAGCCAAGGCCTGAGTTCACCTCCCGGGCACATCATCCCCTGGAGCCACTACACCCGCCCCCACGGCCCTGATGCCCGAGTGCAGCGCATCACCGCCAATCTGCTCCGCCGTTCCGTGGGATAA
- the leuA gene encoding 2-isopropylmalate synthase, with protein MLKNPSSKYQPFPLITLPNRQWPSRHLSKAPIWCSVDLRDGNQALAVPMNVSQKLEMFDALVKCGFKEIEVGFPSASNTEFNFNRRLIEEKRIPEDVTIQCLVQAREDLIEKTVESLLGAKKVVIHMYNSTSPAQRKYVFGKTKEEIIAIAVKGAQMIKDRLHRLESTGTQVTLQYSPESFSATEVEFAKEISEAVMDVWQPTPEKKMILNLPDTVEVAMPNVYADQIEWICTNIKNRESLIISLHTHNDRGTGTAATELGLLAGADRVEGTLFGNGERTGNLDIVQVAMNLYMHGIAPELDFSNMGSLIHMYERTTGMTVPPRQPYAGELVFTAFSGSHQDAIKKGLSGYEEHKSIWDVPYLTIDPEDIGREYREVIRVNSQSGKGGVAYLLESEFGIELPKDMQREFGPIANDLVDKLGREVTAAELRDMFWKEYIERNTPFSLHHFHADGVDGVFTCRSSMVKNGSEIGITGTGNGPIAAFVQGLIKDGGAQPFEVVTYREQSLEAGSEASAISYILIKLATGKTVWGAGVDTNIELASIKAVVSAVNRAI; from the coding sequence ATGTTGAAGAATCCGTCCTCCAAATATCAGCCGTTCCCGCTGATCACCTTGCCGAACCGCCAATGGCCGTCCCGCCATCTCTCCAAGGCCCCCATCTGGTGCAGTGTGGACCTGCGCGATGGTAACCAAGCCCTGGCGGTGCCGATGAACGTCTCCCAAAAGCTGGAGATGTTCGATGCCCTGGTGAAGTGCGGGTTTAAGGAAATCGAGGTCGGTTTCCCCTCCGCCTCCAACACCGAGTTCAATTTCAATCGCCGCCTGATCGAGGAAAAGCGCATCCCGGAGGATGTGACGATCCAGTGTCTGGTGCAGGCGCGCGAGGACCTGATCGAGAAGACTGTCGAGTCCCTGCTGGGGGCCAAGAAGGTGGTCATCCACATGTATAACTCCACCTCGCCCGCCCAGCGGAAGTATGTGTTTGGCAAGACCAAGGAGGAGATCATCGCCATCGCCGTGAAAGGCGCGCAGATGATCAAGGATCGCCTGCATCGCCTGGAATCCACGGGCACGCAGGTGACTTTGCAATATTCCCCTGAGAGCTTCAGCGCCACCGAGGTCGAATTTGCCAAGGAGATCAGCGAAGCGGTGATGGATGTGTGGCAGCCGACGCCGGAGAAGAAGATGATCCTGAACCTGCCGGACACGGTGGAGGTGGCCATGCCGAATGTGTATGCCGACCAGATCGAATGGATCTGCACGAACATCAAAAACCGCGAGAGCCTGATCATCAGCCTTCACACACACAATGACCGTGGCACGGGCACGGCAGCGACCGAGCTGGGCTTACTGGCAGGAGCGGATCGTGTGGAGGGCACCCTGTTTGGCAACGGCGAGCGCACTGGCAATCTGGACATCGTCCAGGTGGCGATGAACCTGTATATGCACGGCATAGCCCCCGAGCTGGATTTCAGCAACATGGGCAGCCTGATCCACATGTATGAGCGCACCACGGGCATGACCGTGCCTCCGCGTCAGCCTTATGCAGGCGAGTTGGTCTTCACCGCCTTCAGCGGTAGCCACCAGGATGCGATCAAGAAGGGCCTGTCCGGCTACGAGGAACACAAATCCATCTGGGATGTGCCTTATCTGACCATCGACCCCGAGGACATCGGTCGTGAATATCGCGAGGTGATCCGCGTGAATAGCCAGAGCGGTAAGGGGGGTGTGGCCTACCTGTTGGAAAGCGAGTTTGGCATCGAATTGCCCAAGGACATGCAGCGTGAATTCGGCCCCATCGCCAATGACTTGGTCGATAAGCTGGGTCGTGAAGTCACGGCAGCTGAACTGCGCGATATGTTCTGGAAAGAATACATTGAGCGCAATACGCCTTTTTCTCTGCATCACTTCCATGCCGATGGCGTGGACGGTGTCTTCACCTGCCGCAGCAGCATGGTGAAAAACGGCAGCGAAATCGGCATCACCGGCACGGGCAATGGCCCGATCGCCGCCTTCGTGCAGGGACTGATCAAAGATGGCGGTGCCCAGCCGTTCGAGGTGGTGACTTACCGAGAGCAAAGCCTGGAGGCAGGTTCCGAGGCCAGCGCCATCTCCTACATCCTGATCAAACTGGCCACAGGCAAGACCGTCTGGGGCGCAGGTGTAGATACCAACATCGAACTGGCCTCCATCAAGGCCGTGGTCAGCGCCGTCAATCGCGCCATCTAA
- the gcvP gene encoding aminomethyl-transferring glycine dehydrogenase: MPTSFSSRHIGPSAADTAAMLQTLGYTSLDALVDQVVPETIRQRTPLNLPPALSEEDALRRLKQLMSRNKAVRSFIGLGYHDTFTPPVIQRNILENPGWYTAYTPYQPEISQGRLEALINFQTMITDLTGLDVAGASLLDEGTACAEALTLAVAQKNGAKSVVVSDQCHPHNIAVVRTRMQALGILVQVVDIASWTSEDSDGIAAVLVQYPDTRGVIQDFEDLAARVHKAGALFVVSADLLALTVLRPPGEFGADICVGNSQRFGVPLGFGGPHAAFMAVKDALKRRMPGRLIGVSKDAAGNPAYRLSLQTREQHIRREKATSNICTAQVLLAVMASMYAVYHGPEGLKKIARRTHGAAVWLARELMLAGQEIVSDDFFDTLTVKVHSAHEVLKTAVLFGINLRKVDAHHVGVALDERVREEDLNSVLKAFGISKAQHPLTLANDAELNCSATFHRQSNFLTHPVFNRYHSETEMMRYLHRLESKDIALNRSMIPLGSCTMKLNAAAEMMPLSWPEVGGLHPFVPHDQSEGYRAMFTELENWLAECTGFDATSLQPNAGSQGEYAGLLAIKRFHEAQGQGHRDVCLIPTSAHGTNPASAVMCAFKVVPVACDDQGNISLADLKAKLAAHADKVAALMVTYPSTHGVFEESIVEICRLVHEQGGQVYMDGANMNAQVGLTSPGKIGADVCHLNLHKTFCIPHGGGGPGVGPICVAAHLKPYLPGHEMLEFHEGAVCSAPWGSASICTISWMYIAMMGPQLEQATKYAILNANYVAKKLASCFPTLYKGVNGLVAHECILDFRHFHQVTVEDVAKRLMDFGYHAPTMSWPVGGTLMIEPTESESLAELERFCSAMQCIHAEIEEIESGRISATDNPLKAAPHTAVFVMKNEWPHSYTREKAAFPLTWVKDGKYWPPVARVDNVYGDRNLICSCISVEEAAQ, encoded by the coding sequence ATGCCCACGTCCTTCTCCTCCCGTCATATTGGACCTTCGGCTGCCGACACGGCCGCCATGCTTCAAACGCTCGGTTACACCTCCTTGGATGCCCTCGTGGATCAAGTGGTGCCCGAAACCATCCGCCAGCGCACGCCGCTGAATCTTCCCCCAGCTCTGAGTGAAGAGGATGCACTGCGGCGTCTGAAACAGCTCATGAGTCGCAACAAGGCCGTGCGTTCCTTCATCGGCCTGGGTTATCACGACACTTTCACGCCTCCGGTCATCCAGCGGAATATCCTGGAAAACCCCGGCTGGTATACCGCCTACACGCCTTATCAGCCTGAGATCAGCCAAGGCCGCCTGGAAGCCCTGATCAACTTCCAGACCATGATCACCGATCTCACCGGGCTGGATGTCGCCGGTGCATCGCTCCTGGATGAAGGAACGGCGTGTGCAGAGGCATTGACCCTGGCCGTGGCGCAAAAAAACGGCGCGAAGTCCGTCGTGGTTTCCGATCAGTGCCATCCACATAACATCGCCGTGGTGCGCACGCGCATGCAGGCCCTAGGCATCCTCGTTCAGGTCGTGGATATCGCGTCTTGGACATCGGAAGACAGTGATGGAATCGCGGCTGTTCTGGTTCAGTATCCAGACACTCGTGGGGTCATTCAAGATTTCGAGGACCTCGCTGCCCGCGTTCATAAGGCAGGAGCCTTGTTTGTGGTCTCCGCCGATCTTCTCGCCCTGACCGTGCTTCGTCCGCCGGGGGAATTCGGTGCGGATATCTGTGTGGGGAATAGCCAGCGCTTCGGTGTGCCCCTCGGTTTTGGCGGCCCCCATGCTGCTTTCATGGCGGTGAAGGATGCCCTGAAGCGCCGCATGCCGGGTCGCTTGATCGGTGTGTCAAAGGATGCCGCCGGGAATCCCGCCTATCGCCTGTCTCTGCAAACTCGTGAGCAGCACATCCGGCGTGAAAAGGCCACCAGCAACATCTGCACAGCCCAGGTGCTTCTCGCTGTCATGGCCTCCATGTATGCGGTTTATCACGGCCCTGAAGGGCTGAAAAAGATCGCCCGCCGCACGCACGGCGCTGCGGTGTGGCTAGCGCGTGAGCTGATGTTGGCCGGTCAGGAAATCGTCAGCGATGATTTCTTCGATACGCTGACGGTCAAGGTGCACAGCGCCCACGAGGTGCTGAAAACAGCCGTGCTCTTTGGCATCAACCTCCGCAAGGTGGATGCTCATCATGTGGGCGTGGCTCTGGATGAACGTGTGCGTGAAGAGGACCTGAACAGTGTCTTAAAAGCCTTCGGCATCAGTAAAGCTCAGCACCCACTCACTCTGGCCAACGATGCTGAGCTGAACTGCTCCGCCACCTTTCATCGCCAATCTAACTTCCTCACCCATCCGGTCTTCAATCGCTATCACTCCGAAACCGAGATGATGCGTTACCTGCATCGCTTGGAGAGCAAGGACATCGCGCTGAATCGGAGTATGATCCCGCTGGGCTCCTGCACGATGAAGCTGAATGCCGCTGCGGAAATGATGCCACTCAGTTGGCCTGAGGTCGGCGGCTTGCATCCCTTCGTGCCTCACGATCAGAGCGAAGGCTATCGTGCCATGTTCACGGAGTTGGAAAATTGGTTAGCTGAATGCACCGGCTTCGATGCCACCTCTCTGCAACCGAACGCAGGTTCCCAAGGGGAATACGCGGGCCTGCTGGCCATCAAACGTTTCCATGAAGCCCAAGGTCAGGGGCATCGTGACGTTTGCCTAATCCCAACCAGTGCCCACGGCACCAACCCTGCCAGCGCCGTGATGTGCGCCTTCAAGGTGGTGCCTGTGGCCTGTGATGACCAGGGCAACATCTCCCTCGCTGACCTGAAAGCGAAGCTAGCTGCGCACGCCGACAAAGTCGCGGCTCTGATGGTGACCTATCCGTCCACGCACGGGGTCTTTGAGGAAAGCATCGTCGAGATCTGCCGTCTCGTGCATGAGCAGGGCGGACAGGTTTACATGGATGGTGCCAATATGAATGCTCAGGTGGGGCTGACTTCGCCGGGCAAAATCGGTGCCGATGTCTGCCATCTGAACCTGCACAAGACCTTCTGCATTCCTCATGGTGGCGGAGGTCCAGGCGTGGGACCGATTTGTGTCGCCGCTCATTTGAAGCCCTATCTTCCAGGGCATGAAATGCTCGAGTTTCACGAAGGAGCCGTGTGTTCCGCGCCTTGGGGCAGCGCCAGCATCTGCACCATCTCCTGGATGTATATCGCCATGATGGGGCCCCAGCTTGAGCAAGCGACGAAATACGCCATCCTCAATGCCAACTACGTCGCCAAGAAACTGGCCTCGTGCTTCCCGACCCTTTATAAAGGTGTCAACGGACTTGTGGCTCATGAGTGCATCCTCGACTTCCGTCATTTCCATCAGGTCACCGTGGAAGATGTGGCCAAGCGACTGATGGATTTCGGTTACCATGCACCGACCATGAGCTGGCCCGTGGGAGGCACCCTGATGATTGAACCGACCGAGAGCGAGAGCCTCGCGGAGCTGGAGCGCTTTTGCAGTGCCATGCAGTGCATCCATGCCGAAATCGAAGAGATCGAAAGCGGCCGCATTTCAGCCACGGACAACCCTTTGAAGGCCGCTCCTCATACGGCGGTGTTCGTGATGAAGAATGAATGGCCCCACTCTTATACACGAGAAAAAGCCGCCTTCCCTCTGACTTGGGTCAAGGACGGCAAATACTGGCCGCCGGTCGCACGCGTGGACAATGTGTATGGAGATAGAAACCTGATCTGCTCCTGCATCAGCGTCGAAGAGGCGGCTCAGTAA
- a CDS encoding site-specific integrase — MAQKKRVVHKPVPQEAKNDMSKAPHVFLRGNVYYVRKRVPTELVPILNACEIKVSLKTSDRKKAMGEANYANAQLQVRFDEARKMLVKREALRPTPVKELAEGEIHRIVASYFIAEEKRHETWWVTEGQKWPQEDLETAWDNLTGDISHYQTVREKSGNGFGTPAFDTSGMAKLCLEEAGIELPPDSPSFAKLGELLRRALVETTARQIDRLRPYVRGGDVRPRGDAFFDTLNALSPLPGKRHTLGDLLEQFQKHHADNSSEGTQRTYNIPIRLLTQHFGTQHPLAAIGPQQIGDLLDLLKKVPCNAQQRYPDMSLQEAIEAANKRGDTDRLGTKTLINYHRNISAIFNFGKAVKLLEDNPVNSIINKNKVKGKPARRVPFEIGELQKLFNAPLYRGCVDDERNYAKPGESVTRRGRFWVPLLALYHGFRCNETCQLYTEDVLLKDDVWCIWISESTDKNEDEVTDKKIKNQSSERLVPIHKTVLDLGFLDYVTERRNDASQRNLFPELRVDKKGYRSNLFSKWFGRFKGKYIPTSKATFHGFRHTWRTQLTRFDISIEDVEQLGGWTSERRSSERIYSHGKTLPAIKAVLDRVEYPGLDLGHLAPQAAIKQPSMTHPRRFRPSA, encoded by the coding sequence ATGGCTCAGAAGAAGCGGGTGGTACACAAACCTGTTCCACAAGAAGCCAAGAACGATATGTCCAAAGCCCCCCACGTGTTCCTGCGCGGAAACGTCTATTACGTCAGAAAAAGGGTTCCTACAGAGCTTGTCCCAATTCTGAATGCCTGCGAAATCAAGGTTTCGCTCAAAACCTCGGATCGCAAAAAAGCGATGGGCGAAGCCAACTATGCGAATGCTCAACTCCAAGTGAGGTTTGATGAAGCTCGGAAAATGCTGGTGAAAAGGGAAGCTCTCCGTCCTACTCCAGTGAAGGAGTTGGCTGAAGGCGAGATTCATCGGATTGTGGCTAGCTACTTCATCGCGGAAGAGAAGCGACATGAGACATGGTGGGTGACTGAGGGACAGAAGTGGCCGCAAGAGGATCTGGAAACTGCATGGGACAACCTCACTGGCGATATTTCCCATTACCAGACTGTGCGCGAGAAGTCTGGAAACGGTTTTGGCACCCCGGCCTTCGATACCTCAGGAATGGCAAAATTGTGCCTAGAAGAAGCGGGCATCGAATTGCCGCCTGATTCTCCCTCGTTTGCAAAACTTGGTGAACTTCTGCGACGGGCTTTGGTGGAAACGACAGCAAGGCAGATTGATCGTCTGCGCCCGTATGTTAGGGGCGGCGATGTCCGTCCTCGTGGCGACGCATTTTTCGATACACTCAATGCCTTGTCTCCCCTGCCTGGAAAAAGGCACACCCTAGGAGATTTGCTGGAACAGTTCCAAAAACATCACGCGGATAATAGCTCAGAAGGCACCCAGCGGACATACAACATCCCGATACGTTTGCTCACGCAACACTTCGGGACACAGCATCCTTTGGCGGCTATTGGTCCGCAACAAATTGGCGATCTTTTGGATTTGCTGAAGAAGGTCCCCTGTAATGCCCAGCAACGTTATCCTGATATGTCCCTACAAGAGGCTATCGAGGCGGCCAACAAGAGGGGAGATACTGATCGGCTGGGGACAAAGACGTTAATCAACTATCATAGAAACATCTCTGCCATTTTCAATTTTGGGAAGGCGGTAAAGCTATTGGAAGACAATCCGGTCAATTCAATAATTAATAAAAATAAGGTCAAGGGTAAGCCTGCTCGGCGCGTGCCTTTCGAGATTGGAGAACTTCAAAAGCTGTTTAATGCGCCGCTTTATAGGGGTTGTGTGGACGATGAAAGAAACTATGCCAAGCCTGGGGAATCCGTGACGCGCCGAGGCCGTTTCTGGGTCCCTTTGCTCGCGTTATACCACGGGTTCCGATGCAATGAAACTTGTCAGCTATACACGGAGGACGTTCTACTGAAAGACGATGTATGGTGCATTTGGATCAGCGAAAGCACGGATAAAAACGAGGATGAAGTAACGGACAAAAAGATCAAAAATCAATCCAGCGAACGACTGGTGCCAATTCACAAGACCGTGCTTGATCTGGGATTTTTAGATTATGTTACCGAACGCCGGAATGACGCATCACAGAGGAATCTGTTTCCAGAGCTCCGGGTGGATAAGAAAGGATATCGATCCAATCTGTTTTCCAAATGGTTTGGGCGCTTTAAGGGCAAGTATATCCCAACCAGCAAGGCAACTTTCCATGGGTTCCGTCATACTTGGAGAACTCAGTTGACCCGTTTTGATATCAGCATCGAAGATGTTGAGCAACTGGGAGGCTGGACTTCGGAAAGACGCAGCTCAGAAAGAATCTACTCGCATGGAAAAACACTCCCTGCGATCAAGGCTGTTCTGGACCGTGTAGAATATCCAGGTCTGGATTTGGGCCATCTCGCTCCTCAGGCTGCGATTAAACAGCCATCAATGACTCATCCGAGGCGTTTCCGTCCCAGTGCCTGA
- a CDS encoding 7-cyano-7-deazaguanine synthase — protein MTSNGILLSGGIDSVALAFWKRPKYAFTVNYGQTGFLGELRASQKICSELGINHEVVSVDCRALGAGDMAGLPAAKNAPAVEWWPFRNQLLVTLVAMKGYPLGLSELLVGSVLSDGFHSDGTEAFYTKLDSLLSFQEGGVRVSAPAIGHTSVELVRLSGIPLELLAWTHSCHVSEFACGQCRGCHKNQRVWEDLQSGQ, from the coding sequence ATGACATCAAATGGCATTCTATTATCGGGAGGGATTGACTCGGTGGCATTGGCCTTTTGGAAAAGGCCGAAATATGCATTTACCGTCAACTATGGTCAGACTGGTTTTCTCGGTGAACTTCGAGCATCTCAGAAAATCTGTTCAGAACTAGGGATAAATCATGAGGTGGTTTCTGTGGACTGCCGTGCGTTGGGGGCTGGCGACATGGCTGGACTGCCAGCTGCCAAAAACGCTCCCGCTGTTGAATGGTGGCCTTTCCGTAATCAACTCTTGGTCACATTGGTGGCTATGAAGGGGTATCCCCTGGGCCTGTCAGAGTTATTGGTCGGGTCCGTTCTTTCGGACGGCTTTCACTCCGATGGAACAGAGGCATTTTATACCAAATTAGATTCGCTCTTGAGCTTCCAAGAAGGGGGAGTGCGAGTCTCTGCACCAGCCATCGGTCACACATCAGTTGAGCTCGTCAGGCTGTCGGGAATTCCCCTCGAATTACTTGCTTGGACACACTCATGCCACGTTAGCGAATTCGCATGTGGACAATGTAGAGGATGTCACAAGAATCAAAGAGTGTGGGAGGATTTGCAGAGTGGCCAATAG
- a CDS encoding nitroreductase family protein: MGRLDSLDRILTNRRSRRVFGTLDIQSLSQLLWLTIKTCRITPTASISGVEFRPLPSAGACHVISTIVIQTADAEPSTSLYENKSHSLLSLSPVEDVVSIRTAVGSVLAPGRGTILLFAADTFKLADKYRDGESLAWRDAGVLIGGLSIAAEALKLSFCPLGFSGHELVQSLLQSERFMGVGGCIVGARVN; encoded by the coding sequence ATGGGGCGACTTGATAGTCTAGATCGCATCCTCACAAACCGCCGGTCACGTCGCGTGTTTGGAACACTCGACATCCAATCTCTTTCCCAGCTGCTGTGGCTCACTATTAAGACGTGCCGAATCACACCAACAGCTAGCATCTCCGGGGTAGAATTTAGACCACTGCCATCTGCTGGAGCGTGCCACGTAATTTCAACCATAGTGATTCAAACCGCAGACGCCGAACCCTCCACGTCTTTGTATGAAAACAAAAGTCATAGCCTATTGTCTTTGTCGCCAGTAGAGGATGTCGTCTCTATACGAACTGCCGTTGGCTCTGTCCTTGCCCCAGGAAGAGGGACAATTTTGCTTTTTGCAGCTGACACCTTTAAGCTTGCTGACAAATATCGGGATGGAGAGAGTTTAGCCTGGAGAGATGCAGGAGTTTTGATTGGAGGATTGTCAATTGCAGCAGAGGCACTGAAACTGTCTTTTTGTCCGCTTGGCTTCAGTGGCCATGAATTGGTCCAATCCCTACTTCAAAGCGAGCGATTCATGGGCGTTGGCGGATGTATCGTGGGTGCTAGAGTAAATTAA